A region from the Marinobacter sp. SS13-12 genome encodes:
- a CDS encoding AzlD domain-containing protein, whose amino-acid sequence MSIETTTAGILALIAIMTIVTVVTRFGGVFLMSFVTINPRIESFINTMASSVLIAIIVPMAFSGDAGSLAALVVTAVIMLVTKKPLPAIAAGIAAAGLVRYAGITGF is encoded by the coding sequence ATGAGCATTGAAACCACCACCGCCGGGATCCTGGCCCTGATTGCAATCATGACGATTGTCACCGTAGTGACCCGCTTCGGCGGTGTGTTCCTGATGTCTTTCGTGACGATCAATCCCCGGATCGAAAGCTTCATCAACACCATGGCCAGCTCGGTGCTGATCGCGATTATTGTCCCCATGGCATTCAGCGGTGATGCTGGCTCGTTAGCGGCTCTCGTTGTTACAGCGGTTATTATGTTGGTTACCAAAAAGCCACTTCCGGCAATTGCGGCAGGTATTGCAGCAGCTGGGTTAGTCCGTTACGCGGGTATCACCGGATTCTAG
- a CDS encoding YigZ family protein, which translates to MSKDYPVPAGFLERETEVKKSRFIARVVPVSSRDEVKAWLEQAHKDHPDARHICWAYQIGRPGAAAEAAMNDDGEPSGTAGKPILSVIQHKDMGDVLVMVIRYFGGIKLGAGGLVRAYAGATEAVLSAVDRVIQQPLSRVILTMTFADEQPLRHWCEQNSAQVDQVDYSARVTAEITLPVDRNSELCAFCDARGIDYSFES; encoded by the coding sequence ATGTCCAAGGATTATCCGGTCCCGGCAGGCTTCCTGGAACGGGAAACAGAGGTCAAGAAGAGCCGGTTTATAGCCCGGGTTGTGCCCGTTTCGTCCCGGGATGAGGTCAAGGCCTGGCTGGAGCAGGCCCACAAAGACCATCCGGATGCCCGCCATATCTGTTGGGCCTATCAGATTGGCCGGCCGGGTGCGGCTGCGGAGGCTGCCATGAATGATGACGGCGAGCCATCGGGCACCGCCGGAAAGCCTATCCTGAGCGTCATCCAGCACAAGGATATGGGCGATGTACTGGTCATGGTCATCCGGTACTTTGGCGGTATCAAGCTGGGAGCCGGAGGCCTTGTCAGGGCCTACGCCGGCGCCACCGAGGCGGTGCTGTCTGCGGTGGACCGGGTGATCCAGCAGCCACTATCGCGGGTGATCCTTACCATGACCTTCGCCGATGAACAGCCGCTCAGGCACTGGTGTGAGCAGAACAGCGCCCAGGTAGACCAGGTGGACTACAGTGCCCGGGTCACGGCAGAGATTACCCTGCCGGTCGACCGGAATAGTGAACTCTGCGCATTTTGCGACGCCCGCGGCATAGATTACAGTTTCGAAAGCTAG
- a CDS encoding DUF3750 domain-containing protein has product MRRIKRCFIGVFLTMALLLAGPLFLAACAGFQDTGSWRTADRSSAGLAPTPEQEAGAVVQVYGARAYNWRGYFSLHTWISTKEAGASSYYVHEVTGWRHYVVQSRPDHPDRAWFGARPELIADFRGEQAQRIIAQLGGVIEEYPYPTTYEAWPGPNSNTFVAWVIRQIPEMDVALPSHAIGKDYLGNGLVSEVPGGTGYQLSLGGYFGVLAGVREGLELNILGLTLGVNPLGLGIKLPGIGELALRNTNPMAEPLNSENKPDTTKTAEAGQVSQKTL; this is encoded by the coding sequence ATGAGAAGAATCAAACGCTGTTTTATAGGTGTTTTCCTGACGATGGCGCTATTACTTGCCGGCCCACTGTTCCTGGCCGCCTGCGCCGGCTTTCAGGACACCGGTAGCTGGCGCACGGCGGACCGATCCAGCGCGGGCCTGGCGCCGACTCCCGAACAGGAGGCAGGCGCTGTGGTGCAGGTATATGGTGCACGCGCCTACAACTGGCGGGGCTATTTTTCATTGCACACCTGGATCAGCACGAAGGAGGCCGGCGCCAGCAGTTATTATGTGCATGAGGTGACAGGGTGGCGACACTATGTGGTCCAGTCCAGGCCTGATCACCCGGACCGCGCCTGGTTCGGAGCCAGACCAGAATTGATTGCGGATTTTCGCGGGGAACAGGCCCAGCGCATCATTGCGCAGCTTGGTGGTGTTATTGAAGAGTATCCCTATCCAACGACGTATGAGGCATGGCCGGGCCCCAACAGCAATACCTTCGTCGCCTGGGTTATCCGCCAGATTCCGGAGATGGATGTCGCCCTGCCCAGCCATGCCATCGGCAAGGATTATCTGGGCAATGGCCTTGTTTCCGAAGTCCCCGGCGGAACCGGTTATCAGCTTTCTCTGGGGGGTTACTTCGGTGTTCTTGCAGGTGTCCGGGAAGGGCTTGAACTGAACATCCTTGGGCTTACCCTGGGGGTTAATCCCCTGGGCCTCGGGATCAAACTCCCTGGTATTGGCGAGCTGGCGCTGCGTAACACCAATCCTATGGCGGAACCATTGAATTCAGAAAATAAACCCGATACCACCAAGACGGCCGAGGCAGGGCAAGTCTCCCAAAAAACACTGTAA
- a CDS encoding isochorismatase family protein has product MGTGPNALLLVDVQNDFCEGGSLAVPGSGEIFPAINQWIRKAQESDWPILASRDWHTVDHISFEDRGGPWPVHCVQDTHGAEFHPKMNLPDSAIRVSKGTAFDTDAYSAFDGTQLDSYLRRHGIHRLFVAGLALDVCVEATVKDALKLGFEVELIADGTRAVEADGAPAVFEELKEEGADLC; this is encoded by the coding sequence ATGGGCACTGGACCAAATGCTTTATTGCTCGTTGATGTTCAGAATGACTTCTGTGAAGGCGGCAGCCTGGCAGTTCCGGGCAGCGGTGAGATTTTCCCGGCCATCAATCAGTGGATTCGCAAAGCGCAAGAGTCAGATTGGCCGATTCTTGCCAGCCGTGACTGGCATACCGTTGACCACATCAGCTTTGAGGATCGCGGAGGCCCCTGGCCGGTCCACTGCGTTCAGGATACCCATGGGGCTGAATTTCACCCCAAAATGAACCTCCCCGATTCCGCCATCAGAGTCAGCAAGGGGACGGCCTTTGATACCGACGCCTATTCCGCGTTTGATGGCACCCAACTGGACAGCTATCTCCGCCGGCACGGTATCCATCGTCTGTTTGTGGCCGGTCTGGCGCTCGATGTGTGCGTGGAAGCAACCGTGAAGGATGCACTCAAGCTCGGTTTTGAGGTTGAGCTCATTGCCGATGGTACTCGTGCGGTTGAGGCAGACGGAGCGCCGGCAGTCTTTGAAGAACTGAAAGAAGAGGGAGCTGACCTGTGCTGA
- a CDS encoding translation initiation factor Sui1 → MKNRSGGLVFSTEQGRMCPGCRHPVDDCICGAPSRPAGDGVVRVSRETKGRKGKGVTLITGIPLDEKDLKAFAKILKARCGTGGTVKDGVVEIQGDQRDVLVPLLQDKGWTVKKAGG, encoded by the coding sequence ATGAAAAACCGTTCCGGAGGACTGGTGTTCTCCACGGAGCAGGGGCGCATGTGCCCCGGTTGTCGACACCCGGTTGACGACTGCATTTGTGGGGCGCCGTCACGCCCCGCCGGTGATGGCGTTGTGCGCGTCAGCCGTGAAACCAAGGGTCGCAAGGGCAAGGGCGTTACCCTCATCACCGGCATCCCCCTCGACGAAAAAGACCTGAAAGCCTTCGCCAAGATACTCAAGGCCCGGTGCGGAACCGGTGGTACCGTCAAGGATGGGGTGGTGGAGATTCAGGGTGACCAGCGGGATGTGCTGGTGCCGCTTTTGCAGGATAAAGGCTGGACCGTGAAAAAGGCCGGCGGCTGA
- a CDS encoding GNAT family N-acetyltransferase, whose protein sequence is MPEPGNPELTIHATRSIGEIPPEDWNRFAGNDTPFLRHDFLLALEETGGTTATTGWGPSHLMIYLDDKLAGVIPAYLKTHSMGEYVFDWAWAEAYQRYGMNYYPKLLIAIPFTPCQGPRLLFSEELRGWMTPERIHQTLDAVTGDLGAHSWHLLFPERRDQELLGKPDELHRFGCQFHWYNRGYRTFDDFLARLTSRKRKSIRKERRLVADQGITFRHFSGQDIPDHVISAFYVFYQATYLKRGQRPYLNKEFFQQLRERQPEQLHIIMAARSEQMIAGALFVQGGDTLYGRYWGCLEEFDHLHFETCYYQGIELAIQQALTRFDAGAQGEHKLVRGFEPVITHSWHGILHPGFREAIARFTREEAEHVMAYAEDAWEALPFRQVEPDQ, encoded by the coding sequence ATGCCAGAACCCGGTAACCCCGAACTGACAATCCATGCAACCCGATCTATTGGCGAGATCCCCCCGGAGGACTGGAACCGGTTCGCAGGCAATGACACGCCGTTTCTGCGCCATGACTTTCTGCTTGCTCTGGAGGAGACCGGGGGCACAACCGCTACGACGGGGTGGGGCCCGTCTCACCTGATGATCTACCTCGATGACAAACTCGCAGGCGTGATACCGGCGTATCTGAAAACCCACTCCATGGGCGAATACGTTTTTGACTGGGCCTGGGCCGAGGCCTATCAGCGTTACGGCATGAACTACTATCCCAAACTGCTGATTGCCATTCCCTTTACCCCTTGCCAGGGGCCGAGGCTGTTGTTCTCTGAAGAGCTGCGCGGGTGGATGACGCCTGAGCGCATCCACCAGACGCTGGACGCTGTCACCGGCGACCTCGGTGCCCATTCCTGGCACCTGCTGTTTCCGGAACGTCGGGACCAGGAACTACTGGGCAAGCCGGATGAACTTCACCGATTTGGCTGCCAGTTCCACTGGTATAACCGGGGTTACAGGACATTCGATGATTTCCTCGCGAGGCTGACGTCGCGAAAACGTAAATCCATCCGCAAGGAACGAAGATTGGTCGCGGACCAGGGCATTACGTTCCGGCATTTTTCAGGCCAGGACATCCCCGATCACGTCATCTCGGCATTCTATGTTTTTTACCAGGCCACCTATCTGAAGCGGGGGCAAAGACCCTATCTGAACAAAGAGTTTTTTCAGCAGTTGAGGGAAAGACAGCCAGAGCAGCTTCACATTATTATGGCTGCCAGAAGCGAGCAAATGATTGCAGGAGCCCTGTTTGTTCAGGGCGGAGATACCCTCTACGGCCGCTACTGGGGCTGCCTGGAGGAATTCGACCATCTACATTTTGAAACCTGTTACTATCAGGGTATCGAGCTGGCCATTCAGCAGGCACTGACACGCTTCGACGCCGGTGCACAGGGAGAGCACAAACTGGTTCGGGGCTTCGAGCCGGTTATTACTCACTCCTGGCACGGCATACTTCACCCCGGTTTCCGTGAGGCTATTGCCAGGTTTACCCGGGAAGAAGCCGAGCATGTGATGGCCTATGCCGAGGATGCTTGGGAGGCATTGCCTTTCAGGCAAGTCGAGCCGGATCAGTAG
- a CDS encoding nicotinate phosphoribosyltransferase, with translation MLTQPPLVRQGDLPLMVDLYELAMAQAYWSEGMDDTAVFSLFFRELPENRNFVLACGQRSVVSVIESLWFTGEHIERLASLDRFQPAFLDWLRDFRFSGSVHAVAEGTPLFPQEPLLEIEGPIAEVQLLESLVMNYVHLESVLASKAVRLAFAAEGRPVIDFGMRRTHGLDAAHRAVRAYRLAGLTGTSNVLAGLDFNMPVYGTMAHSFVQACAGELNAFKVYADLYPGTTLLVDTYDTRSAVRRIINWLQDDPKVSIGGIRLDSGDLAAEAVDCRNMLDEAGLTDIKIMASGGLDEYRIAELLSSGAPIDGFGVGTAIGVSNDEPALELAFKLTEYASLPRMKNSPGKQSFPGPKQIYRRLGPDGCIVQDVVSGRDEVFDGTPLLKPVMKRGRVIEDAMVSLDDQVQNASNAIDTLPKRIRSLAPISEVPVVISDFLKALQRDTLERVRRA, from the coding sequence GTGCTGACACAACCCCCGCTTGTCAGGCAGGGCGACCTGCCACTGATGGTAGACCTGTACGAACTGGCCATGGCCCAGGCTTACTGGTCCGAGGGCATGGATGACACAGCGGTTTTCAGCCTGTTCTTTCGTGAACTCCCGGAGAACCGGAACTTCGTTCTTGCCTGTGGGCAGAGGAGCGTCGTGTCTGTTATTGAATCCCTCTGGTTTACGGGTGAACACATTGAGCGTCTGGCGTCTCTTGACCGGTTTCAGCCGGCGTTTCTGGACTGGCTGAGGGATTTCCGCTTCAGCGGCTCTGTTCATGCGGTTGCTGAAGGCACGCCCCTGTTTCCCCAGGAACCTCTGTTGGAGATTGAAGGGCCGATCGCCGAGGTTCAGCTGCTGGAAAGCCTGGTGATGAACTATGTGCACCTGGAGTCGGTACTGGCGTCCAAAGCAGTCCGGCTGGCATTCGCCGCGGAAGGGCGGCCGGTGATCGACTTTGGCATGCGCAGAACACATGGTCTGGATGCCGCGCACCGTGCGGTGAGGGCCTATCGTCTGGCCGGGCTGACGGGCACCAGCAATGTCCTGGCTGGCCTGGATTTCAATATGCCTGTTTACGGCACCATGGCCCACAGTTTTGTACAGGCGTGTGCAGGCGAACTCAATGCGTTCAAGGTGTATGCGGATCTCTATCCGGGAACAACACTTCTGGTTGACACTTACGATACACGCTCCGCAGTCAGGCGAATCATCAATTGGCTGCAGGACGACCCGAAGGTGAGCATCGGTGGTATCCGCCTGGATTCCGGGGACCTTGCTGCGGAAGCCGTGGACTGCCGGAACATGCTGGATGAGGCTGGCCTGACGGATATCAAGATAATGGCAAGTGGTGGCCTGGATGAATACCGGATTGCGGAGCTGCTTTCTTCCGGAGCACCCATTGACGGGTTCGGTGTCGGCACAGCGATTGGTGTTTCGAACGATGAGCCAGCGCTGGAACTTGCCTTCAAACTGACTGAATACGCCAGCCTTCCGCGGATGAAGAATTCTCCGGGGAAGCAGTCGTTCCCGGGGCCGAAACAGATATACCGGCGCTTGGGGCCTGACGGCTGTATCGTCCAGGACGTTGTAAGTGGCAGGGATGAAGTGTTCGACGGCACCCCGTTGTTGAAACCGGTGATGAAGCGGGGGCGGGTCATCGAGGATGCCATGGTGTCACTGGATGATCAGGTCCAGAACGCCAGCAACGCAATCGACACCCTGCCGAAGCGTATTCGCTCCCTTGCTCCCATTAGTGAAGTACCCGTCGTAATCAGTGACTTTCTGAAGGCGTTGCAGCGGGATACCCTGGAGAGGGTCAGAAGGGCCTGA
- a CDS encoding response regulator transcription factor, translating into MQNRVLLVEDDEELRELLSRYLSNQGFTVREAANGQDGLSLALGQHCDIVVLDIMLPDISGLEVLRQLREKTHLPVVLLTARGDETDRIVGFEVGADDYIPKPCNPRELIARLQALLRRVAWDQQVGLDESRTYGDLRVEPVHRRIYQNDEALDLTATEYEVLQVLLAHAGSVVRKTDLMQWALGRRLEAYDRTLDMHISNLRKKLGNDDPPRIETIRGLGYSYRVPA; encoded by the coding sequence ATGCAGAACCGGGTACTGTTGGTCGAAGACGATGAGGAATTGCGGGAGCTGCTGTCACGCTATCTCTCCAATCAGGGCTTTACCGTACGCGAGGCGGCGAATGGCCAGGACGGGTTGTCACTGGCACTGGGGCAGCACTGTGATATCGTCGTGCTGGACATCATGTTGCCGGACATCAGCGGCCTGGAAGTATTACGCCAGCTGCGGGAAAAGACCCACCTTCCTGTTGTTCTGCTGACTGCCCGTGGCGACGAGACTGACCGCATCGTCGGCTTCGAAGTTGGCGCGGACGATTACATCCCCAAGCCCTGCAATCCCCGTGAACTCATCGCCCGGCTCCAGGCGCTGCTGCGACGAGTGGCCTGGGATCAGCAAGTCGGGCTGGACGAGTCCAGAACCTATGGCGATCTGAGAGTGGAACCCGTTCACCGACGGATCTACCAGAACGATGAAGCACTGGATCTCACCGCTACCGAGTATGAGGTGTTACAGGTACTGCTGGCCCATGCCGGCAGTGTGGTGAGAAAGACGGATCTGATGCAATGGGCATTGGGCCGTCGTCTGGAGGCCTATGACCGCACACTGGATATGCATATCAGCAATCTGCGAAAGAAACTGGGGAATGATGACCCGCCGCGAATCGAGACGATCCGGGGGCTGGGGTACAGCTATCGGGTGCCGGCATGA
- a CDS encoding dodecin gives MSDHHVYKKVEVVGSSTKSIEEAIENAIAECSKNLRNIEWFEVQETRGHVTDGKVGHYQVVLKIGFRIEGS, from the coding sequence ATGTCCGACCATCATGTTTACAAGAAGGTAGAGGTAGTTGGCTCTTCGACCAAGAGTATTGAAGAGGCCATCGAAAATGCGATTGCCGAATGCAGCAAGAACCTTCGGAACATCGAGTGGTTTGAAGTACAGGAAACCCGCGGTCATGTTACTGATGGCAAAGTCGGACACTATCAGGTTGTACTTAAAATAGGCTTCCGGATAGAAGGAAGCTGA
- a CDS encoding NAD-dependent protein deacetylase — MPANDQPLLLHSPEEAGAMLAEFIHRYPGLVILTGAGVSTDSGIPDYRDGDGAWKRKQPVQHSDFMTSTAVRQRYWGRSLIGWPVIRNARPNIAHHHLTELERRNHSRLLVTQNVDRLHQQAGSRLVTDLHGRADEVICMSCGYRCRRDEVHDRCADMNPEFGQYTAGAAPDGDADLEVDFSDFRIADCPCCGGILKPDVVFFGDYVPKDRVYSALDTLKASDGLLVIGSSLMVYSGFRFCRYAGEWGKPMATLNLGRTRADSLVDLKLNADISETLAATLCQL; from the coding sequence ATGCCGGCCAATGACCAGCCACTGTTGCTACACTCTCCGGAGGAAGCCGGTGCCATGCTGGCGGAGTTTATTCACCGGTACCCGGGCCTGGTGATACTGACCGGTGCCGGCGTCAGTACCGACTCGGGCATTCCCGACTACCGGGATGGCGACGGTGCCTGGAAGCGCAAACAGCCTGTGCAGCACAGTGACTTCATGACGAGTACGGCAGTGCGCCAGCGTTATTGGGGGCGCAGCCTGATAGGCTGGCCGGTCATCCGCAATGCCAGGCCAAATATTGCCCATCATCACCTGACCGAACTGGAACGGCGCAACCACAGCCGTCTGCTTGTCACCCAGAACGTGGATCGCCTGCATCAGCAGGCCGGCAGCCGCCTGGTGACAGATCTGCACGGCAGGGCAGACGAAGTCATCTGCATGAGCTGTGGTTACCGCTGCAGGCGGGATGAAGTGCATGATCGCTGCGCAGACATGAACCCGGAGTTTGGGCAATACACCGCGGGTGCCGCACCGGATGGCGATGCTGATCTTGAAGTGGACTTTTCTGATTTCCGTATCGCCGACTGTCCCTGTTGTGGTGGCATTCTCAAGCCTGATGTGGTTTTTTTCGGCGATTACGTGCCCAAAGACCGGGTGTACTCCGCGCTGGACACGCTCAAAGCCAGCGACGGCCTGCTGGTGATCGGGTCATCGCTGATGGTTTATTCCGGGTTCCGCTTTTGCCGATATGCCGGGGAATGGGGCAAACCAATGGCTACCTTGAACCTGGGGCGCACCCGCGCCGACTCGCTGGTAGACCTGAAGCTTAACGCTGACATCAGCGAAACTCTGGCCGCTACCCTCTGCCAACTCTGA
- a CDS encoding DUF4136 domain-containing protein gives MRVILVSLLMLALAGCASNVVTDYDSGTVFGNYASWAFAPKGEGENFTSLDGGRIESAVERELNRKSMRKVEQNEADLLVAWQIVEEERLERSGVGLGFGFGSGNFGWGLSSAPPIREIEEGKLVVELVDTDTDRVVWRAASRRYLNENQSSESRRELIDEVVADMFEKYPPGV, from the coding sequence ATGAGAGTTATCCTTGTTTCCTTGTTGATGTTGGCTTTGGCCGGATGTGCCAGCAACGTTGTAACAGATTATGATTCCGGCACCGTCTTTGGTAATTACGCGTCCTGGGCATTTGCGCCAAAGGGTGAGGGTGAGAATTTTACCTCCCTCGACGGTGGCCGCATTGAGAGCGCCGTTGAGCGGGAACTCAACCGTAAGTCCATGCGCAAGGTAGAGCAGAACGAGGCAGACCTGCTCGTCGCCTGGCAGATCGTCGAGGAAGAGCGTCTTGAACGCAGCGGCGTTGGCCTTGGTTTTGGTTTTGGCAGTGGCAACTTTGGCTGGGGGCTTTCCTCGGCGCCACCGATCCGGGAAATTGAGGAAGGCAAACTGGTTGTGGAACTGGTCGACACAGACACCGACCGCGTTGTCTGGCGAGCAGCCAGCCGCCGCTACCTGAATGAAAACCAGTCGTCCGAGTCCCGGCGAGAGCTGATTGATGAAGTCGTGGCCGACATGTTTGAAAAGTATCCTCCCGGAGTGTGA
- a CDS encoding HAMP domain-containing sensor histidine kinase produces the protein MTRGLRFPLFWRIFISIWLAMALTMIVGNLVTYTLKDRERQAIERQAGLQELAVEALAVRETRGRGDAWRFLKEQGSKLDLHLFLIEADHDDGSLPESIRERMESVGWYQQRPAVIEVAEGYRLVAWPRLNGEAWLSPRVFQWLELALAFVIITLACVWVARLVSRPLKHMESTARAIAGGDNSLRVSEGIASRRDEVGALATAFNAMTEQLCNLLDRQTHLLRDISHDLRTPLTRQRIAIELASEGGVDGDLMASILRQNERLEAMTSQILTLYRVSEKGGDIEREGVQPVKVINDVLKDAADYAEHRGVDCLLTISPDCRRASVLGDQGLLQRAFDNILQNALDHTPPGKKVHVALRSEPQQLVLEIRDEGPGVPNEVLPHLFEPFYRADKSRGGKGWGLGLAIARDIVAIHDGQIEAFNADQGGLAVLLRLPIFTGAN, from the coding sequence ATGACCAGGGGGCTGAGATTTCCGCTGTTCTGGCGGATATTCATTTCCATCTGGCTTGCCATGGCGCTCACCATGATTGTCGGCAACCTGGTGACCTACACGCTGAAAGATCGTGAGAGGCAGGCTATCGAGCGCCAGGCAGGTTTGCAGGAACTTGCGGTTGAGGCACTGGCCGTTCGTGAAACCCGGGGACGGGGCGATGCCTGGCGCTTTCTGAAAGAGCAGGGCAGCAAGCTGGATCTGCATCTGTTCCTCATTGAAGCAGACCACGATGATGGCAGCCTGCCGGAATCCATTCGGGAACGCATGGAATCTGTCGGTTGGTATCAGCAGCGGCCCGCCGTAATTGAAGTGGCTGAAGGCTACCGGCTCGTTGCCTGGCCGCGCCTGAATGGCGAGGCATGGCTGAGCCCCCGGGTTTTTCAGTGGCTTGAGCTTGCCCTTGCCTTCGTCATCATCACCCTGGCGTGCGTGTGGGTCGCACGCCTGGTGTCACGCCCCCTGAAGCATATGGAATCGACAGCGCGGGCCATTGCCGGAGGCGATAATTCCCTGCGTGTCAGCGAGGGTATTGCCAGCCGCCGTGACGAAGTGGGTGCCCTGGCAACAGCGTTCAATGCGATGACCGAGCAACTGTGCAACCTGCTGGATCGCCAGACCCATTTGCTACGGGATATCTCCCACGATTTACGAACGCCGCTGACACGACAGCGGATTGCCATTGAGCTGGCGAGTGAAGGCGGTGTGGATGGCGACCTGATGGCCTCTATCCTGCGCCAGAATGAGCGACTGGAAGCCATGACATCCCAGATACTGACGCTGTACCGGGTATCGGAAAAAGGTGGGGATATCGAGCGCGAAGGCGTTCAGCCGGTCAAGGTAATCAATGATGTGCTCAAGGATGCAGCCGATTACGCAGAACATCGGGGCGTTGACTGCCTGCTGACCATCAGTCCGGATTGCAGGCGTGCTTCCGTACTGGGAGACCAGGGACTGCTGCAGCGCGCGTTCGACAATATTCTGCAGAATGCACTGGATCACACCCCTCCGGGCAAGAAAGTCCATGTCGCCTTGCGCTCAGAGCCACAGCAACTGGTATTGGAGATCCGGGACGAGGGGCCGGGAGTGCCCAACGAGGTATTACCTCATCTGTTTGAGCCTTTCTATCGTGCTGACAAGTCCCGTGGTGGCAAGGGCTGGGGGCTTGGGCTTGCCATAGCCCGGGATATTGTGGCCATTCATGACGGCCAGATAGAAGCCTTTAACGCGGATCAGGGTGGTCTGGCAGTGTTGCTGCGGCTTCCCATCTTCACCGGAGCAAATTGA
- a CDS encoding AzlC family ABC transporter permease, which yields MNASAYSYHLQPEKVRAEFFRLLPISLFVVAFGAAFGLAAVQKGLEPLQAILMSLTVFAGASQFAAVDMWGSEVSLIPLIAVVFAINSRHLLMGASLYPMLRDMSPGRRYGLLLFLTDANWAVSAQEYQSGKRNLEVILGGGLAIWMAWIIGTWLGVYFGGLLQDPQSLGLDMVLGCFLLAMALGGNKSPRTLVAWTVAAISSLAAWKWLPPNTHVVVGALAGGAIGFFWLEKKPGEAEVAAEEGPST from the coding sequence ATGAACGCCAGCGCATATTCCTACCATCTTCAGCCCGAAAAAGTCCGTGCCGAGTTTTTCAGGTTGCTTCCCATCTCGTTATTCGTGGTGGCATTCGGCGCTGCCTTTGGCCTGGCGGCTGTCCAGAAGGGACTCGAACCGCTGCAGGCCATCCTCATGAGCCTCACTGTGTTCGCCGGTGCCTCCCAGTTCGCTGCAGTGGATATGTGGGGCAGCGAAGTCTCCCTGATTCCTCTGATTGCCGTGGTCTTTGCCATCAACTCCCGGCATCTGTTGATGGGCGCTTCGCTGTACCCCATGCTCAGGGACATGTCTCCTGGCCGCCGATACGGCCTGCTGCTGTTTCTGACCGACGCCAACTGGGCGGTGTCTGCCCAGGAATACCAGAGCGGCAAACGCAACCTGGAAGTCATCCTCGGTGGCGGTCTCGCTATCTGGATGGCGTGGATTATCGGAACCTGGCTCGGCGTGTATTTCGGCGGGTTACTGCAGGACCCACAGTCCCTTGGCCTGGATATGGTTCTGGGCTGTTTCCTGCTGGCCATGGCGCTGGGCGGAAACAAGTCACCTCGAACGCTGGTGGCATGGACAGTCGCCGCGATCTCTTCACTGGCCGCCTGGAAATGGCTGCCCCCGAATACCCACGTGGTAGTCGGCGCGCTGGCCGGAGGCGCTATCGGCTTCTTCTGGCTGGAAAAGAAACCTGGTGAAGCCGAAGTAGCTGCAGAGGAGGGACCCTCGACATGA